The Miscanthus floridulus cultivar M001 chromosome 6, ASM1932011v1, whole genome shotgun sequence genomic interval CATTAGTGCCATCCTTTGTTTTGCAGGTGTTAGTCCATCCATTCTTCGGTATTGGTAGCCACAGGCCGTCAAGAAGTTCTCTAAAATGTCAAGCATTTGTTGAGTTTGAGTGAACAGAAGAACTCGGTGGCCTTGGTCCTTCCAGACTTTGAGAACTTGCTCTActactttcatctttccacttctTTCAGTATTCCCATAGTCAGGATTCTGAGCAGCATGTTCTCTCTCAAGTAGATCAGGATGATTGCATATCTTCCTTAGGACATCTATACCATACAGTGAATTTCTATTGCCATCAAATATTTGTTCCACCTCTGAACTAGCAAGAAAAGCACGATAAGTAGAACGCTGCTCTGGAGTTAAACTACAGAAAAGGACATGCTCTGTTTTCTTGGGGAGCTGTGCATTGACATCAGCTTTCATCCGTCTAAGAAGGTATGGCATGATAAGATCACGCAGAACAACAGCACATCTGTATGCTGTTGACACTTGCAATGGTGTCGCATTAGCATAACCACCAACAGTAATTGGCACAGAAAATTCAGTCTCAAATACAGGCAGCACACCTAGTTTTCCAGGGAACACGAAATCGAAAAGAGACCAGAGCTCAGAAAGTTTATTCTGAATAGGTGCACCTGTCATGATTATCCTGTGCACAGTCTGTAGTTGCTTGCACACCAGCGTTATCTCAGCATTGGGGTTCCTTATACGATGACCCTCATCCAACACAGCATATCCCCATTCTATATCCAGCAACTTCTCCCCTAAGATTCTTAGCTGCTCATATGTGGTTAAAAGCAAACCTGATCCTGAATTTACAACCCGTGAAATCAAGTCATCCCACTTCTTTGCAGGCTTTGCACGTCTAACCTCTTCCTGATCACTATCCCAAGAACCTTCGCTGTCAGAATCACTATATGCCTTGCTCTTTTTACTTGAACCATTTGCAGAATCATGTAAGATCTCCACCTTGAACTTTGGATACCACCTACTGGCCTCCCTTTGCCACTGTTGCAGAAGTGTTACAGGACAAATAACGATGCTGGGCTTGTACATGCTGCTGTTATGCAAAGAACCAAGAAATGATAAGACTTGCACAGTTTTTCCCAGGCCCATTTCATCTCCAATAATTCCACCAGCCCTTTGACAGTGTAACTCCCACAACCACTGCACTCCCACTTTTTGGTAATCAAATAGCTGTTCATAAATTGTGCCAGGAATTCTCAAACCACCTTCAAGGATAACAGGAGTTAACCCATCAAAACCTTCTGCTGCTTGATCATCTTCCTCAGAAACTGATGCCACGAAGTCCCCAACATCCTCATCTGTGAGTACACAAATAATTCATTAGGAGTTGTGTTCTATTTTGTTGGGTCATAGGAACAACGAGGATGGGTATGGGGAGATAGTCATTTAGGGTTTATtgtcaaagtttttttttttccttcctgGTGGTTATTTTGTGTTTCGGTGAATAATAGCAAGAGGCCGCCAAGGTGTGGAGTGATGAGTATTTCCATAGGGACTTATAACAAGAAAACGCAGCAAAAAGGATTACATCGGCATTTGATATATGCATATAGAAACAGAATAATAGCAGAGCTTACAGTCTTAGAAACTGTAAACCAAACTCGACATACCGTCAGTTTCCAATAGTGATTCCTTCCTTGAATTGGCTTTCCTCCATTTCTTGTCAGGCAAGGGCCTCTTGGTCTTATTCCTTTGTCTCTTCCTTTCCTGTTCTTCTGAACTTGGAGATACAGGACGCTTTAGAGGCCTTCCAAGCCTTTGAAATGGAGCAGTAGGTGCGTCCAGCCTAGGTAAAGATTCTGGATCAAGCAATTTGGTCGTTGGGCGACTTTGTGCAATCCGCTGCATTGACTGAGCAACTCTAGCAATCCTGGAAGCTTCAATTGTTTCTTCAGCTTGTTCGGAGGGATCATTTTGCCTATGAGAAGGTCCAGGCAGCTCGACACGCTTCTCAAAGCCCTTCAACTTGTGAAATGGTGTCAGTAAGCCCTTCCTGATTAGTTCTTCCCTTTCCTACGCCATATAGAGAATAGCATCAGAAAGCACTGAAATATAGCAAATGAGGCAAGAAATAAGAAGCCCCAAGGAGTAGTAGCTCACTGTTTCCATAAATCCTGCAGAAGCCCCATCAAGCACTGCGTCAAAGTCTTCATCGTCATTATAACTCATGGTTTTCAGTCTAGGAGCCGACATCTTCTTAGGTCCTCGAGCCGGCAATAGCGACTTCTTCTTATGCCTCGGCTCGTCTTCAACCAGCATGGCCAGCATTTTATCTTTCCGGTTGTCTGAGCCAGACGGGTTGGGGTCCGACTGCGATATCTCTTTCTGAATCTGAGCTTTAGCTTTCTTGAGGCTTTTAAGGCGCTCGGTGGCGAGCGCCTGCTGGAGGGCTCCTCCATGAGGTTCGTCCTGAGCAGTGCGATCGGCTTGCTtctgcttctttttatcttgtccATCAGCGCTGTCCGAGCTGTCGACCTTCTTACCAGCTGCGTTCTTAGCTCTTTTAATGGTGGAAGCTACGGTGTTGATCTCGAGTTGCACCGAGCGCAGCTTCTGGTGCAGCTTGGCCTGCGCATCAGACTCAGGCGCAACATTGCCCCTGCTGGGGTCATCGACGGCTGCTCCTTGTTCATCGTCGCGCTTGGGTTCAGTTTGGACCTGCACAACACATACGGGACGGCAACCTGAGCAGATTGTGGGTGGGGGATTACTCAAAGCTGTGGTGGTGAGATGCGAGAGAGGAATGGAAcgcgcgaggaggaggagggaaaaGGCACTGGGTTTTGCCTGCGAGAGGATTTTCTTCTCGATGTCCTCGATGTTGGCGGACGTGACGCCGAGGCTGTGCAGCAGGCGCTGGTCGTCGTCCTCTTCGTCCATGGCGTCTCCCGGAGACGACGGGGCACAAGGctcccgcgcgcgcgcgcgtagCAGTGGGGCAAAGGGAAGTAGCGGCCTTGTAGCACCAGGCCCCAGGCTTTTGGGATCTGAATAGGGAGCAGACAAGGAATCCAGTCGAATTCGTCAGAAGATATGCACCAGCAACAAAGCGAGGGCCGACGGATGGGTGGGTGGATTACTCACCAACAGCAATCCAAT includes:
- the LOC136461934 gene encoding DNA excision repair protein CSB-like isoform X1, with the translated sequence MDEEDDDQRLLHSLGVTSANIEDIEKKILSQAKPSAFSLLLLARSIPLSHLTTTALSNPPPTICSGCRPVCVVQVQTEPKRDDEQGAAVDDPSRGNVAPESDAQAKLHQKLRSVQLEINTVASTIKRAKNAAGKKVDSSDSADGQDKKKQKQADRTAQDEPHGGALQQALATERLKSLKKAKAQIQKEISQSDPNPSGSDNRKDKMLAMLVEDEPRHKKKSLLPARGPKKMSAPRLKTMSYNDDEDFDAVLDGASAGFMETEREELIRKGLLTPFHKLKGFEKRVELPGPSHRQNDPSEQAEETIEASRIARVAQSMQRIAQSRPTTKLLDPESLPRLDAPTAPFQRLGRPLKRPVSPSSEEQERKRQRNKTKRPLPDKKWRKANSRKESLLETDDEDVGDFVASVSEEDDQAAEGFDGLTPVILEGGLRIPGTIYEQLFDYQKVGVQWLWELHCQRAGGIIGDEMGLGKTVQVLSFLGSLHNSSMYKPSIVICPVTLLQQWQREASRWYPKFKVEILHDSANGSSKKSKAYSDSDSEGSWDSDQEEVRRAKPAKKWDDLISRVVNSGSGLLLTTYEQLRILGEKLLDIEWGYAVLDEGHRIRNPNAEITLVCKQLQTVHRIIMTGAPIQNKLSELWSLFDFVFPGKLGVLPVFETEFSVPITVGGYANATPLQVSTAYRCAVVLRDLIMPYLLRRMKADVNAQLPKKTEHVLFCSLTPEQRSTYRAFLASSEVEQIFDGNRNSLYGIDVLRKICNHPDLLEREHAAQNPDYGNTERSGKMKVVEQVLKVWKDQGHRVLLFTQTQQMLDILENFLTACGYQYRRMDGLTPAKQRMALMDEFNNTDEIFVFILTTKVGGLGTNLTGANRIIIYDPDWNPSTDMQARERAWRIGQTRDVTVYRLITRGTIEEKVYHRQIYKHFLTNKVLKNPQQKRFFKARDMKDLFILQDDEGNGSTETSNIFSQLSEDVNIGVPNDGQQDQAHIASALPSTSEAEPSNGGEGRVDVNSDQADEESNILKSLFDAQGIHSAINHDAIMNANDDQKVRLEAEASQVAQRAAEALRQSRMLRSRDSFAVPTWTGRSGAAGAPSSVRRKFGSTVNSQLTRSSQPSETSSSRSQSLPVGALNGKALSSAELLAKIRGTREGAASDALEHQLNAGSASNHVSSPSGNGGRISNSSNRSMIVQPEVLIRQLCTFIQHSGGFASSTSITEHFKSRIQSKDMLLFKNLLKEIATLQRGADGSMWVLKPDYT
- the LOC136461934 gene encoding DNA excision repair protein CSB-like isoform X2, whose translation is MDEEDDDQRLLHSLGVTSANIEDIEKKILSQVQTEPKRDDEQGAAVDDPSRGNVAPESDAQAKLHQKLRSVQLEINTVASTIKRAKNAAGKKVDSSDSADGQDKKKQKQADRTAQDEPHGGALQQALATERLKSLKKAKAQIQKEISQSDPNPSGSDNRKDKMLAMLVEDEPRHKKKSLLPARGPKKMSAPRLKTMSYNDDEDFDAVLDGASAGFMETEREELIRKGLLTPFHKLKGFEKRVELPGPSHRQNDPSEQAEETIEASRIARVAQSMQRIAQSRPTTKLLDPESLPRLDAPTAPFQRLGRPLKRPVSPSSEEQERKRQRNKTKRPLPDKKWRKANSRKESLLETDDEDVGDFVASVSEEDDQAAEGFDGLTPVILEGGLRIPGTIYEQLFDYQKVGVQWLWELHCQRAGGIIGDEMGLGKTVQVLSFLGSLHNSSMYKPSIVICPVTLLQQWQREASRWYPKFKVEILHDSANGSSKKSKAYSDSDSEGSWDSDQEEVRRAKPAKKWDDLISRVVNSGSGLLLTTYEQLRILGEKLLDIEWGYAVLDEGHRIRNPNAEITLVCKQLQTVHRIIMTGAPIQNKLSELWSLFDFVFPGKLGVLPVFETEFSVPITVGGYANATPLQVSTAYRCAVVLRDLIMPYLLRRMKADVNAQLPKKTEHVLFCSLTPEQRSTYRAFLASSEVEQIFDGNRNSLYGIDVLRKICNHPDLLEREHAAQNPDYGNTERSGKMKVVEQVLKVWKDQGHRVLLFTQTQQMLDILENFLTACGYQYRRMDGLTPAKQRMALMDEFNNTDEIFVFILTTKVGGLGTNLTGANRIIIYDPDWNPSTDMQARERAWRIGQTRDVTVYRLITRGTIEEKVYHRQIYKHFLTNKVLKNPQQKRFFKARDMKDLFILQDDEGNGSTETSNIFSQLSEDVNIGVPNDGQQDQAHIASALPSTSEAEPSNGGEGRVDVNSDQADEESNILKSLFDAQGIHSAINHDAIMNANDDQKVRLEAEASQVAQRAAEALRQSRMLRSRDSFAVPTWTGRSGAAGAPSSVRRKFGSTVNSQLTRSSQPSETSSSRSQSLPVGALNGKALSSAELLAKIRGTREGAASDALEHQLNAGSASNHVSSPSGNGGRISNSSNRSMIVQPEVLIRQLCTFIQHSGGFASSTSITEHFKSRIQSKDMLLFKNLLKEIATLQRGADGSMWVLKPDYT